The following are from one region of the Carassius auratus strain Wakin chromosome 43, ASM336829v1, whole genome shotgun sequence genome:
- the LOC113061452 gene encoding 60S ribosomal protein L4-B-like, whose protein sequence is MACARPLISVYSEKGETSGKNVVLPAVFRAPIRPDVVNFVHTNMRKNKRQPYAVSELAGHQTSAESWGTGRAVARIPRVRGGGTHRSGQGAFGNMCRGGRMFAPTKTWRRWHRRVNVNQKRYAICSALAASALPALVMAKGHRIEEIPEVPLVVDDKVEGYKKTKEAVLLLKKLKAWNDIKKVYASQRMRAGKGKMRNRRRIQRKGPCIIYNEDNGVTRAFRNIPGITLQSVSRLDLLKIAPGGHLGRFCIWTEGAFRKLDDLYGTWRKASSLKVDYNLPMHKMNNTDLHRILKSEEVQKALRPAKHKIHRRVLKKNPLKNLRVMIKLNPYAKTARRRAILAHNPEIKAKMLKSKKKRVVKKTKAKKPAAAPAPAQA, encoded by the exons ATG GCTTGTGCCCGACCATTAATCTCGGTGTACTCTGAGAAAGGGGAGACATCCGGCAAAAATGTGGTTCTGCCTGCAGTGTTCAGGGCTCCCATCCGCCCTGATGTTGTGAACTTTGTGCATACCAACATGCGCAAGAACAAGCGCCAGCCCTACGCTGTCAGTGAACTGGCTG GTCACCAGACCAGTGCCGAGTCGTGGGGCACAGGAAGAGCCGTTGCCCGTATCCCTCGTGTGCGCGGTGGTGGCACCCATCGCTCCGGACAGGGTGCTTTCGGAAAT ATGTGTCGTGGTGGCCGCATGTTTGCCCCCACAAAGACCTGGCGCCGTTGGCACCGCAGGGTTAACGTTAACCAGAAGCGTTATGCCATCTGCTCTGCCCTGGCTGCCTCTGCTCTGCCCGCTCTCGTCATGGCCAAAG GTCACCGCATTGAGGAGATTCCTGAGGTCCCACTTGTTGTTGATGATAAAGTTGAGGGATACAAGAAGACTAAGGAGGCTGTGCTTTTGTTGAAGAAGCTTAAGGCATGGAACGACATCAAAAAG GTTTATGCTTCTCAGCGTATGCGTGCTGGTAAAGGTAAGATGAGGAACCGAAGGCGTATCCAGCGTAAGGGACCATGCATCATCTACAACGAAGACAACGGTGTGACACGAGCTTTCAGAAATATCCCTG GCATCACACTGCAGTCCGTGAGCAGACTGGACCTGTTGAAGATTGCTCCAGGTGGACACCTTGGACGATTTTGCATTTGGACTGAGGGTGCATTCCGCAAACTGGATGACCTCTATGGCACTTGGCGCAAAGCCTCCTCCCTTAAAGTTGACTACAA CTTGCCCATGCACAAAATGAACAATACAGATCTGCACAGAATCCTGAAGAGCGAGGAGGTCCAGAAGGCACTTCGTCCTGCTAA ACACAAGATTCATCGCAGAGTGCTCAAGAAGAACCCTCTGAAGAACCTGAGAGTGATGATAAAGCTCAACCCCTATGCCAAGACAGCCCGTCGCCGTGCTATCCTGGCACACAACCCTGAA ATCAAGGCCAAGATGCTGAAATCCAAGAAGAAAAGGGTTGTGAAGAAAACCAAGGCCAAGAAGCCTGCAGCTGCACCTGCTCCAGCTCAAGCTTAG
- the LOC113061451 gene encoding dual specificity mitogen-activated protein kinase kinase 1-like gives MQKRRKPEPIQLNPIPDGNAVNGTGATETNLEALQKKLEELELDEQQKKRLEAFLTQKQKVGELKDDDFEKICELGAGNGGVVFKVLHRPSGFIMARKLIHLEIKPAIRNQIIRELQVLHECNSPYIVGFYGAFYSDGEISICMENMDGGSLDQCLKKAGKIPEQILGKVSIAVIKGLSYLREKHKIMHRDVKPSNILVNSRGEIKLCDFGVSGQLIDSMANSFVGTRSYMSPERLQGTHYSVQSDIWSMGLSLVEMAIGRFPIPPPDAKELEQIFGQPLEGDPSASDASPKPRPPGRPGSSNGPDSRPPMAIFELLDYIVNEPPPKLPSIFGAEFQDFVNKCLIKNPAERADLKQLTVHPFIKNSEAEEVDFASWLCSTIGLNQPATPTHSVGV, from the exons aaCCAATCTGGAAGCTCTGCAAAAGAAACTGGAAGAACTGGAGCTGGATGAGCAGCAGAAGAAACGCCTGGAGGCTTTCCTCACCCAGAAGCAGAAGGTCGGAGAGTTAAAAGATGATGACTTTGAGAAGATTTGTGAGTTGGGTGCAGGCAATGGAGGAGTGGTCTTCAAGGTCTTACACAGACCCTCAGGCTTCATCATGGCCAGGAAG TTGATCCACCTAGAGATCAAGCCAGCGATAAGGAATCAGATCATCAGAGAGCTGCAGGTGCTGCATGAGTGTAACTCTCCCTACATAGTGGGCTTCTACGGCGCTTTCTACAGTGATGGAGAGATCAGCATCTGTATGGAGAACATG GATGGTGGCTCCCTGGACCAGTGCCTGAAAAAAGCAGGCAAGATCCCAGAACAAATACTGGGCAAAGTTAGCATTGCG GTGATAAAAGGCCTGTCCTACCTGCGGGAGAAGCACAAGATTATGCACAGAG ATGTAAAGCCATCTAATATACTGGTGAACTCGCGTGGTGAGATCAAGCTGTGTGACTTTGGTGTGAGTGGACAGCTCATTGACTCCATGGCCAATTCATTCGTGGGCACCAGGTCCTACATGTCT CCCGAACGCCTTCAAGGGACTCACTACTCTGTCCAGTCTGACATATGGAGCATGGGTCTCTCTCTGGTGGAGATGGCCATCGGACGCTTCCCTATCCCACCACCTGATGCCAAAGAGCTGGAGCAAATTTTTGGTCAGCCCCTTGAGGGTGACCCCTCGGCCAGCGACGCCTCTCCTAAACCCAGGCCCCCTGGTCGACCCGGCAGCT CAAACGGTCCAGACAGCAGACCACCCATGGCTATATTTGAGCTGCTTGACTATATTGTCAATGAA CCACCTCCCAAGCTACCAAGCATATTTGGTGCAGAATTTCAAGACTTTGTTAACAAATG TTTAATCAAAAATCCAGCAGAAAGAGCAGACCTCAAGCAACTGACG GTCCATCCCTTCATAAAGAACTCAGAGGCAGAGGAAGTTGACTTTGCTAGTTGGTTATGTAGCACCATTGGGCTAAACCAGCCAGCCACTCCAACTCACAGTGTGGGAGTGTGA